In Ovis canadensis isolate MfBH-ARS-UI-01 breed Bighorn chromosome 3, ARS-UI_OviCan_v2, whole genome shotgun sequence, one DNA window encodes the following:
- the LOC138437644 gene encoding apolipoprotein L3-like isoform X2, whose amino-acid sequence MNSWRKLRLTLICPGNLHREDADELHKYLKELKRALGELGQERLPKEQLDRRRFLKKFPWVKQQLEEFIVKLHELADKVEKVHKGCTISNVMAHSTGAVSGILTIIGLALAPVTMGASVVLLGTGIGLGAAAAVTGVSTTIIEHVNRSSAETEASRMTSTVVKKWKVLLEVLKSNRHIVGTTEKVTEAEQCIEMHTHALETGNANPGSAAKASIYMSPGRISVPAIEQIEAGFKATASAITKGARIAGLAIAGVLLLVDVGFLVKESKHLYDGAKTVAADSFRQRAWELERKLEELTQIYESLQEDLI is encoded by the exons ATGAATTCCTGGAGAAAATTAAGGCTGACGCTAATTTGTCCAGGTAACCTGCACAG GGAAGACGCGGATGAGCTACACAAATATCTGAAGGAATTGAAAAGAGCCTTGGGTGAGCTGGGCCAAGAAAGACTACCCAAAGAGCAGCTGGACAGGAGGCGGTTTCTGAAAAAGTTTCCTTGGGTGAAACAGCAGCTGGAGGAGTTCATAGTCAAGTTACATGAGCTCGCAGACAAGGTTGAGAAGGTCCATAAGGGATGTACCATCTCCAACGTGATGGCCCACAGCACAGGTGCTGTGTCTGGCATTCTGACCATCATTGGCCTGGCTCTGGCACCCGTGACAATGGGGGCCAGTGTGGTGCTCTTGGGCACTGGGATAGGGCTGGGAGCAGCAGCTGCTGTGACCGGTGTGTCCACCACTATCATCGAACATGTGAATAGGTCATCAGCAGAAACCGAAGCCAGTCGCATGACGTCAACTGTTGTCAAGAAATGGAAGGTTCTCCTAGAGGTACTCAAGAGCAACCGCCACATTGTTGGCACAACAGAGAAAGTCACAGAAGCTGAACAGTGCATTGAAATGCACACCCATGCCCTGGAGACAGGCAATGCCAACCCTGGCTCTGCAGCCAAAGCAAGCATCTACATGAGCCCTGGGAGGATCTCAGTCCCAGCCATCGAGCAGATAGAGGCAGGTTTCAAAGCCACAGCTTCAGCAATTACGAAAGGAGCCCGGATCGCGGGCTTGGCCATTGCAGGGGTGCTCCTCCTGGTGGATGTGGGCTTCCTGGTGAAGGAGTCGAAGCACCTGTACGATGGTGCCAAGACAGTAGCAGCTGACAGCTTTAGGCAGCGGGCCTGGGAGCTGGAGAGGAAGCTGGAGGAGCTCACCCAGATCTATGAGAGTCTGCAGGAGGACCTGATTTAG
- the LOC138437644 gene encoding apolipoprotein L2-like isoform X1: MSSENFGDCSDIEIFFEDVVECLWDTLSRDELLILLNEFLEKIKADANLSREDADELHKYLKELKRALGELGQERLPKEQLDRRRFLKKFPWVKQQLEEFIVKLHELADKVEKVHKGCTISNVMAHSTGAVSGILTIIGLALAPVTMGASVVLLGTGIGLGAAAAVTGVSTTIIEHVNRSSAETEASRMTSTVVKKWKVLLEVLKSNRHIVGTTEKVTEAEQCIEMHTHALETGNANPGSAAKASIYMSPGRISVPAIEQIEAGFKATASAITKGARIAGLAIAGVLLLVDVGFLVKESKHLYDGAKTVAADSFRQRAWELERKLEELTQIYESLQEDLI, from the exons ATGAGCTCAGAAAACTTCGGAGACTGCTCAG ATATTGAGATCTTTTTTGAAGACGTTGTTGAATGTCTCTGGGACACACTGAGCAGAGATGAACTGCTGATCCTTCTGAATGAATTCCTGGAGAAAATTAAGGCTGACGCTAATTTGTCCAG GGAAGACGCGGATGAGCTACACAAATATCTGAAGGAATTGAAAAGAGCCTTGGGTGAGCTGGGCCAAGAAAGACTACCCAAAGAGCAGCTGGACAGGAGGCGGTTTCTGAAAAAGTTTCCTTGGGTGAAACAGCAGCTGGAGGAGTTCATAGTCAAGTTACATGAGCTCGCAGACAAGGTTGAGAAGGTCCATAAGGGATGTACCATCTCCAACGTGATGGCCCACAGCACAGGTGCTGTGTCTGGCATTCTGACCATCATTGGCCTGGCTCTGGCACCCGTGACAATGGGGGCCAGTGTGGTGCTCTTGGGCACTGGGATAGGGCTGGGAGCAGCAGCTGCTGTGACCGGTGTGTCCACCACTATCATCGAACATGTGAATAGGTCATCAGCAGAAACCGAAGCCAGTCGCATGACGTCAACTGTTGTCAAGAAATGGAAGGTTCTCCTAGAGGTACTCAAGAGCAACCGCCACATTGTTGGCACAACAGAGAAAGTCACAGAAGCTGAACAGTGCATTGAAATGCACACCCATGCCCTGGAGACAGGCAATGCCAACCCTGGCTCTGCAGCCAAAGCAAGCATCTACATGAGCCCTGGGAGGATCTCAGTCCCAGCCATCGAGCAGATAGAGGCAGGTTTCAAAGCCACAGCTTCAGCAATTACGAAAGGAGCCCGGATCGCGGGCTTGGCCATTGCAGGGGTGCTCCTCCTGGTGGATGTGGGCTTCCTGGTGAAGGAGTCGAAGCACCTGTACGATGGTGCCAAGACAGTAGCAGCTGACAGCTTTAGGCAGCGGGCCTGGGAGCTGGAGAGGAAGCTGGAGGAGCTCACCCAGATCTATGAGAGTCTGCAGGAGGACCTGATTTAG